Proteins from a single region of Salvelinus fontinalis isolate EN_2023a chromosome 15, ASM2944872v1, whole genome shotgun sequence:
- the heatr5a gene encoding HEAT repeat-containing protein 5A isoform X2, with translation MERAHSLLLNEEACSQLGEHQRAEFVFEWLRFLKKLLPAADRADVKKNQKCLVEQLTVILIGSPGPPTRWLLAHCLALLYRVGDSLTSSLTVDRCNDIIRSKDDSPSYLPTRLAAIACLGALYEQLGRLLVNTFKETLANLLKAMKSAESQGRYEIMLSVEKILRGLGVSAVPCHRDIYKATRACLTDRSMAVRCAAAKCLLELQREAVFLWTSELENVATLCFRAFEGSNYDVRVAISKLLGTLLATAVEPKQPTAHRQGSRRSSLEEVMDLLTGGFLRGGAGFLRASGDKLKGTSSVSKDIRIGITQSCVVFVSCLGGVWLEANFSALLVLLMELVSHTRATQTPADAVCCRRCISFILRATLGSLLGEKAQIAAAKEICLAIGKQKRAVDAAMCDGNVETRVTTTDVAASQHVLVCALLELGSLVQGLASTAASLLTDTSTALLDTVISVLLHPSVSARLAAAWCLRCVAVALPSQGAVLLDRCAERLNALKSCPEAVTGYSSAIAALLGAVQHCPLGIPHTKGNVVMGLAEDLLRSATQNSRISIQRTQAGWLLLSSLNTLGPAVVEHHLPRMLVLWRCAFPPSIRDLDMELRRGDHFTWQVTLEGRAGALCAMKSLVIHCRDLLTDDVIGRLLTPLACAVSLLTKVPTLIKSYGNLIKNTSVVFRLRVYEILALLPPKTYEESFGIVLKQLVTDLTGPENVVCSELTLLPPLCHSDDLALLGPALQDMDQHYIEEQLQGSSVGGGTLEYDPFTICVKCQDVPAPLPPPAALTTAAIQLFGVIFPHIIVPLRTQILEQFTESLKQLKGVRQQTVQTHVTAALCSVLKHLGSSRVGLGPEEVRKPALGLLVGALESSNPLLRCMAAEGLSRLIQVVNDPAFTVSMTLVSFDKLKTARDAVTRTGHALALGSLYRYVGGSSSPQHLSACVGILFTLSQDSTSPEVQRWALHSLSMVMDLAGPLYHGHVEASFTLVLRLLLSIPPTHVEVHQSLGRCLNALLTTLGPDLQGEGQSVSALRTSCLVGCAVMQDSPDCLVEAQAISCLQQLHMFAPRHVNLASLVPSLCGILLDYSMLVNLCSSYLSLRRAVVACLRQLAQKEALEVSEHAVALVKELPRRDNTHLDVTIKEVGLEGALFSLLDRESDPRLCQDIQETLVHMMSSIATGKLAHWLKLCKDVLSASAESTAPVETNQEEEGERDDDASVFHAKSESSGPFTNLRWSTRVFAVECVCRIIAQCESHGHPAHFDMALAQEHRLHESTDFLVLHLADLIRMAFMAATDHSDKLRLSGLQTLLVIIRKFAAIPEPEFPGHVILEQYQANVGAALRPAFTADAPPDVTAKACQVCSAWIASGVVSDLKDLRRVHQLLASSLVKVQAGKEVPSQLYNEGTSTMETLAVLKAWAEVYIVAVQSSSRPRERPIPGPGPGRQGEQAGSPLLEEDCGGAGGPGLLTLVQTDLATLSRLWLAALQDYVLLTLPQDYSAQLPATGGTFYTAETAEQARPHYCSSWAPILHATALWLNSTGFIMVDDGPANLSRPVTPTSMGQSTSLAYVKSPEDISSDRLHLILGISVEFLCSPHSHDQMENISSCLQALQALLEVSWPRSKVGNDQVLSVELLSVLHRLIVTREAPGVQLAVLELVRQVVCAAQEHVKEKRHSAEVDDGAAEKETVPEFGEGRDTGGLVPGRSLVFGALELCLCVLVRRLPQLSPKLAGSPSGGQGGSAWSLSESDCRQVAAALAILSDLPSICSPDGSVSILPTLMYLLMGVLRELVQQPCGGGAGGSSGGGEALGLVVPAALQALRAVLSSPMSRSEKSRGAWAHLLRCALNTLLDFWDSDNPNPAVDEVSLLTALTIFLLTASPEVTTAQPLQTRCIDKFKASLESKDPVVLSRSYQLLMSVFQSKTGVAVPFIQGLGSCVVGYLQGVERRRPQNSNELQAIQDGVRALEALVFAADEMHRPQLVAILLPILISFLLDENALSSTPAPARTLHESALQDLMRIGPQHSSVFKALMASSPHMKARLEAAVKGNQESVNAKATQLQVPSKTSPSIQLKTNFL, from the exons TGTCTTCTGGAGCTGCAGAGAGAGGCTGTGTTTCTGTGGACTTCAGAGTTGGAGAACGTAGCCACGCTCTGCTTCAGGGCATTTGAGGGCTCCAACTACGATGTGCGTGTGGCCATCTCCAAACTGCTGGGTACCCTGCTGGCCACAGCTGTAGAGCCCAAACAACCCACTG CTCACAGACAGGGCTCCAGACGCAGCTCCTTGGAGGAGGTGATGGATCTGCTGACTGGGGGGTTCCTGCGTGGTGGGGCTGGCTTCCTCAGGGCCAGTGGAGACAAGCTCAAAGGGACCAGCTCTGTTAGCAAAGACATCCGCATCGGCATCACTCAG TCGTGTGTGGTGTTTGTGTCGTGTCTGGGCGGCGTGTGGCTGGAGGCCAACTTCTCCGCCCTGCTGGTCCTGCTCATGGAGCTGGTGTCCCACACACGGGCCACCCAGACTCCTGCAGATGCCGTGTGCTGCAGACGCTGCATCTCCTTCATCCTCAGGGCCACACTGGGCTCTCTGCTGGGGGAGAAGGCCCAGATCGCTGCTGCCAAGGAGATCTGCCTGGCCATAGGCAAACAGAAGAGGGCCGTGG ATGCGGCCATGTGTGATGGGAACGTGGAGACGCGGGTCACCACCACAGATGTAGCTGCCAGTCAGCATGTGTTGGTGTGTGCTCTGCTGGAGCTGGGTAGCCTGGTACAGGGCCTGGCCTCTACTGCTGCATCGCTACTCACTGACACCAGCACAG CCCTGCTGGACACGGTGATCTCAGTTCTGCTCCACCCCAGTGTGTCAGCACGGTTAGCGGCTGCTTGGTGTCTACGCTGTGTGGCCGTGGCCCTGCCTTCCCAGGGGGCCGTGTTGCTGGACCGCTGTGCAGAGAGACTCAACGCCCTCAAGTCCTGCCCCGAGGCCGTGACCGGGTACAGTTCCGCTATCGCCGCCCTGCTGGGGGCAGTGCAGCACTGCCCACTGGGCATCCCCCACACTAAAGGCAAT GTGGTGATGGGTCTGGCCGAGGACCTGCTCCGTTCAGCCACTCAGAACAGCCGCATCTCCATCCAACGCAcacaggctggctggctgctgctcTCCTCCCTCAATACCCTAG GTCCAGCGGTGGTTGAGCACCACCTCCCCAGGATGCTGGTGCTGTGGAGGTgtgccttccctccctccatcagagACCTGGACATGGAGCTCCGCCGTGGGGACCACTTCACCTGGCAGGTCACCCTGGAGGGCCGTGCCGGGGCGCTGTGTG CCATGAAGAGCCTGGTGATTCACTGCAGAGATCTCCTGACTGATGATGTCATAGGTCGTCTCCTGACCCCCCTGGCCTGTGCTGTGTCTCTGCTCACCAA GGTGCCTACTCTGATCAAATCCTATGGCAACCTGATTAAAAACACCTCAGTAGTCTTCAGACTGAGGGTCTATGAGATCCTGGCTCTGTTGCCCCCAAAGACATACGAAG AGAGTTTTGGCATTGTGCTGAAGCAGCTGGTGACAGACCTGACTGGGCCAGAGAACGTGGTGTGTTCAGAGCTGACGTTACTACCACCCCTCTGTCACAGTGATGACCTGGCACTACTGGGCCCCGCTCTGCAGGACATGGACCAGCACTACATAGAAGAGCAG TTACAGGGGAGCAGTGTTGGAGGAGGGACCCTGGAGTACGACCCCTTCACCATCTGTGTGAAATGCCAGGATGTTCCCGCCCCCCTACCCCCTCCTGCTGCCCTCACCACTGCTGCCATACAGCTCTTTGGAGTCATCTTTCCCCACATCATCGTCCCACTGAg GACACAGATTCTGGAACAGTTCACAGAGTCTCTGAAGCAGTTGAAGGGTGTTCGTCAGCAGACTGTCCAGACTCATGTGACTGCCGCCCTCTGCAGTGTCCTAAAG CATCTAGGCTCCAGTCGGGTAGGTTTGGGTCCAGAAGAGGTTCGGAAGCCAGCTCTGGGTCTGTTGGTGGGGGCTCTGGAGAGCTCTAACCCCCTGCTGCGCTGCATGGCTGCTGAGGGCCTGTCTCGCCTGATACAGGTGGTCAACGACCCTGCATTCACCGTCTCCATGACCCTGGTCAGCTTCGACAA GTTGAAGACAGCCCGGGATGCTGTGACTCGTACGGGTCATGCCCTGGCGCTGGGTTCCCTGTACCGCTATGTAGGGGGCAGCAGCTCTCCCCAGCACTTGTCTGCCTGTGTGGGCATCCTCTTCACCCTGTCCCAGGACAGCACCTCCCCCGAGGTGCAG AGGTGGGCGCTGCACTCTCTGTCAATGGTGATGGATCTGGCTGGTCCTTTGTACCATGGTCATGTGGAGGCTAGCTTCACCCTGGTGCTGAGGCTGCTGCTGTCTATCCCCCCTACCCACGTAGAGGTCCACCAGAGCCTGGGCCGCTGCCTCAACGCCCTCCTCACCACCCTGGGACCTGACCTACAAG GCGAGGGCCAGTCTGTGTCGGCCCTGCGGACGTCGTGCTTGGTGGGCTGTGCGGTGATGCAGGACAGTCCAGACTGTCTAGTCGAGGCCCAGGCCATCTCCTGTCTGCAGCAGCTGCACATGTTCGCCCCGCGCCACGTCAACCTGGCGAGCCTGGTGCCCAGCCTCTGT GGGATCTTGTTGGATTATTCTATGTTG gtgaaccTGTGCAGCTCGTACCTGTCTCTGCGTCGTGCTGTGGTGGCCTGTCTCAGACAGCTGGCCCAGAAGGAAGCCCTGGAGGTGTCTGAGCACGCTGTGGCCCTCGTCAAGGAGCTGCCCCGCAGGGACAACACACATCTTG atgTGACCATTAAGGAGGTGGGCCTGGAGGGGGCTTTGTTCAGCCTGCTGGACCGGGAGTCAGACCCCCGTCTCTGCCAGGACATCCAGGAGACCCTGGTCCATATGATGAGTTCCATCGCCACGGGGAAACTGGCCCACTGGCTCAAACTCTGCAAAGACGTTCTGTCTGCCTCTGCAG AATCCACAGCCCCGGTAGAGACCaaccaggaggaggagggagagcgggacgACGACGCGTCAGTCTTCCACGCCAAGTCAGAGTCCAGCGGGCCCTTCACCAACCTGCGCTGGTCCACGCGGGTCTTCGCTGTGGAGTGCGTGTGTCGCATCATCGCCCAGTGTGAGAGCCACGGACACCCTGCCCACTTCGACATGGCCCTGGCCCAGGAGCACCGTCTGCATGAGTCCACCG ACTTCCTGGTCCTTCACCTGGCTGACCTGATCCGCATGGCCTTCATGGCCGCCACTGACCACAGTGACAAGCTGAGGCTCTCTGGCCTACAGACTCTACTGGTCATCATCCGCAAGTTCGCTGCCATCCCAGAGCCGGAGTTCCCTGGCCACGTCATCCTGGAGCAGTATCAGGCTAAC GTTGGAGCTGCTCTGAGACCAGCCTTTACTGCAGATGCACCTCCTGATGTGACAGCCAAAGCCTGCCAG GTGTGCAGTGCGTGGATCGCCAGTGGGGTGGTCAGTGATCTGAAGGATCTGAGGAGGGTACATCAGCTCCTGGCCTCTTCGCTGGTCAAGGTCCAGGCAGGGAAGGAGGTGCCCAGTCAGCTCTACAATGAGGGAACATCCACCATGGAGACACTGGCTGTGCTCAAGGCCTGGGCTGAG GTGTACATTGTGGCGGTGCAGAGCAGCAGTAGACCGAGGGAGCGCCCCATCCCAGGGCCAGGCCCAGGGAGGCAGGGTGAGCAGGCTGGTTCTCCCTTGCTAGAGGAGGACTGTGGGGGGGCTGGAGGGCCAGGGCTGCTGACGCTGGTCCAGACTGACCTGGCTACGCTGAGCCGTCTGTGGCTGGCTGCCCTACAGGACTACGTTCTCCTCACCCTCCCCCAGGACTACTCGGCACAGCTACCCGCTACAG GAGGGACGTTCTACACAGCAGAGACAGCGGAGCAGGCCAGACCCCACTACTGCAGCTCCTGGGCTCCCATCCTCCATGCCACGGCCTTGTGGCTCAACAGCACTGGTTTCATCATGGTGGACGACGGCCCTGCCAACCTGTCCCGGCCCGTCACCCCCACCTCCATGGGCCAGTCCACCTCCCTGGCCTATGTCAAGTCCCCTGAGGACATCAGCTCTGACCGACTCCACCTCATCCTGG GCATCAGTGTGGAGTTCCTGTGCTCTCCTCACTCCCATGACCAGATGGAGAACATCTCCTCCTGCCTCCAGGCCCTGCAGGCTCTGCTAGAGGTCTCCTGGCCCCGGTCAAAAGTCGGCAATGACCAGGTGTTGAGTGTGGAACTGCTGAGCGTGCTTCACAGGCTGATAGTGACGCGGGAGGCCCCAGGGGTGCAGCTGGCCGTGCTGGAACTGGTTAGACAGGTGGTGTGTGCTGCCCAGGAGCACGTCAAGGAGAAACGCCACAGTGCTGAGG tggatGACGGGGCAGCGGAGAAGGAGACGGTTCCTGAGTTTGGGGAGGGCCGGGACACCGGCGGCCTGGTTCCAGGCAGGTCTCTAGTGTTCGGGGCCCTGGagctgtgcctgtgtgtgctggTGCGTAGACTGCCCCAGCTCAGCCCCAAGCTGGCCGGCAGCCCCAGCGGGGGCCAGGGAGGTTCGGCCTGGagtctgagtgagagtgactgcAGACAAGTGGCGGCTGCTCTGGCCATCCTGTCTGACCTGCCATCCATCTGCTCTCCTGACG GTAGTGTCTCCATTCTGCCTACACTAATGTACCTGTTGATGGGGGTGCTGAGGGAGTTGGTCCAGCAGCCTTGTGGTGGTGGAGCTGGGGGTAGCAGTGGGGGTGGTGAGGCTCTGGGCCTGGTGGTGCCTGCAGCCCTGCAGGCCCTGAGAGCTGTGCTCTCCTCCCCTATGAGTCGCTCAGAGAAGAGCCGCGGGGCCTGGGCCCACCTGCTGCGCTGTGCTCTCAACACCCTGCTGGACTTCTGGGATTCCG ATAATCCCAACCCTGCGGTGGATGAGGTCAGTCTGTTGACAGCTCTCACCATTTTCCTGCTGACTGCCAGTCCTGAGGTCACCACAGCCCAGCCATTGCAGACACGCTGCATAGACAAGTTTAAAGCCAGCCTGGAGTCTAAGGACCCTGTG GTGCTCAGCAGGAGTTACCAGCTGCTGATGTCAGTGTTCCAGAGCAAGACAGGGGTGGCGGTGCCCTTCATCCAGGGCCTGGGGAGCTGTGTGGTGGGATACCTGcagggggtggagaggaggaggcccCAGAACTCCAACGAGCTCCAGGCCATCCAGGATGGAGTCAGGGCCCTAGAGGCTCTGGTGTTCGCTGCCGACGAGATGCACC GTCCCCAGCTGGTGGCCATTCTCCTTCCCATCCTCATCTCCTTTCTACTGGATGAGAATGCCCTGTCCTCTACCCCCGCGCCCGCCCGCACCCTGCATGAGTCAGCCCTGCAGGACCTGATGCGCATCGGCCCCCAGCACTCGTCAGTCTTCAAGGCCCTCATGGCCTCTTCGCCCCACATGAAAGCCAGGCTGGAGGCTGCTGTAAAGGGCAACCAGGAGAGTGTCAACGCCAAGGCCACACAACTTCAAGTACCCAGCAAGACCTCGCCCAGCATTCAACTCAAGACCAATTTTCTGTGA